GAGACCACATCCTGGGTGGGGATCTTGTCGCTCCTGCCCGCGGGCGCCGCGCCGCCCGTGGTGTCGGCGGAGCCTCCGGAGCCGCAGGCGGTGAGCGTGAGCGTGGCGGCGGTGATCAGGGCGAAGGCCGCCTGGACACGAGCCGTCTGGATACGAGCCGTCTGGCTACGACGGGAATGCGGGGACTTGCTCATGGCGTGACTATCTCCATCGGGCAGCAGGGCAGGGCGGAGCGGACGTACGAGGGAGGGGTGCCGCCGCTCAGAGCGGTGCGGCGGCGGAGTACGCGTGTGAAGGCGAGGTCAATGGCGCACGGACGCACGGGAGATGCGGCGCAGAGGAGACGCGGCGCACGGGAGATGCGAGGCCGAAGAGACCCGGAAGGGAAAAGGGCTCAGCGCGCAGGGGGTCGGCTCAGAGAGTCGTCGAACACGACGCCGACCACACTCGACCGAAGTCGATGTGGGAGCGCGTGACCAGCCACTGCTGCGGATGCATGGGGCAAGTGGAGCAGGCATCCGTTTCCCCGTCAACTGCCGTGAGACGTACCGCTCATATCCTGGACAGCCTTGACAGCGGGCCGAAAGCGCCCCGTACTCTCAGGGCGGATCGTGCTGAGGGGCTCGGTCCGTGTGAAGGCACCACCCGTGTGTGATCTCCCGCCGAGCGTTCCGCCAGGCGTTCCGCCGCGCGCCGGAGATCTCCCGTATCCACGGAGCCTTCGCCATGTCTTCGTCATCCGGCACGCTCGCCAAAGCCGCGACCGCCCCTCCCGGGACCCCGCCACCCGATGTCCCGCGCATCGTGCCGCAGCGCCGTGCCGGGCAGTGGGTGGCCGCCGCCGCGGTCCTCGTGCTCCTCGCGCTCGCCGTCAACTCCGTCGTCCGCAACGAAGCGTTCCAGTGGGACGTGGTCGGTGACTACTTCACCTCCGCCTCCGTGCTGCGCGGACTCTGGCTCACGCTCTGGCTGACCGCCGTCGTCATGGCGCTCGGCTTCGCGCTCGGCGCGGTGCTCGCCATGGGGCGGCTCTCGTCCAACCCCGTTCTCCGCGCGGTCAGTTGGGGCTATGTGTGGCTCTTCAGGTCGATGCCGATCCTGGTGCAGCTGCTGTTCTGGTTCAACATCGGGGCGCTGTACCCGTACCTCTTCGGCGTGAAGACGGTGAACCTCCTCGGGCCCATCACCATCGCCGTCATCGGGCTCACCCTGCACGAGGCCGCGTACGCCGCCGAGGTGGTGCGCGGCGGGATCCTCTCCGTCGACCGCGGGCAGATCGAGGCCGCGCAGGCGCTCGGGCTGAGCCGGTGGCGCAGATGGCGGCGGATCGTCCTTCCGCAGGCCATGCGCTCCATCGTGCCGCCGGCCGGGAACATGCTGATCGGCACGCTCAAGGGCACCTCGATCGTCAGCGTGATCGCCGTGCAGGACCTGCTGTACTCCGTGCAGCTCGTCTACCACCGCACCTACCAGGTCATCCCGCTGCTCCTGGTCGCCACCATCTGGTACGTGGTGATCACCTCACTCCTGAGCGTCGGCCAGTACTACGTGGAGCGGCACTACGCGCGCGGTTCGGAGCGCACCCGATGAGCGTGACGGAGCGCAGGCCGCCCGCGAGTGACATCGCGAAGGACGACTTCGGGGCGCTGAAGGTCGTCCCCGTACGCCACCCCTGGCGCTGGGCCGCCGTCCTCGCGACGGCCGTCCTCGTGGCCCAGTTCGCGCACGGCCTGGCCACCAACTCCGGCTGGGAATGGGAGGTGTTCGCCGAGTTCTTCACCGCCGACGTGATCCTCGAGGCGGTCTGGGTCACCCTCCAGCTCACCTTCTACGGCACGGTGCTCGGCTTCGCGCTCGGCATCGTGATCGCCTTCATGCGGCTCTCGGCGAGCCCGTTCCTGAGGGCGGTGGCCGTCGCCTACATCTGGGCCTTCCGGTCGATCCCGCTGATCGTGCAGCTGCTCTTCTGGTTCAACCTGGCCTATCTCTACAAGGAGCTGCGGTTCGGGATCCCGTTCGGGCCCGGCTTCTTCTCCTTCGACACGATGGGGCTCGTCGGCGCGATGAGCGCGGCGGTCCTCGGGCTCGCCCTGCACCAGGCCGCGTACGCCGCCGAGATCGTGCGCGCGGGCGTCCTGTCCGTCGACAGCGGCCAGCTGGAGGCGGCGGCGGCGCTCGGCATTCCCCGGCTGCGGCAGATCCGCCGCATCGTCCTGCCGCAGGCGATGCGCTCGATCCTGCCCAACGCGGCCAACGAGATCATCTCCCTCTTCAAGGGCACCTCGATCGTCTCCGTGATGGCGATCGGCGAGCTCTTCTACCAGGTGCAGGTCATCTACGGCCGCAACGGCCGCGTCGTGCCGCTCCTGATGGTCGCCACCGCCTGGTACGTCCTGCTCACCAGCGCCCTCTCCGTCCTCCAGCACTACGTCGAACGTCACTTCTCGAAGGGGGCATCGCGATGAGCGCGATGGTCGAACTCCGGTCCGTACACAAGTCCTTCGGGTCCCTGGAAGTCCTGCGGGGCCTCGATCTGGAGGTACGGAAGGGGGAAGTCACCGTCATCCTCGGTCCCTCCGGCTCCGGCAAGTCCACGCTCCTGCGCGCCATCAACCACCTGGAGAAGGTGGACAAGGGCTGGATCAGCGTCGACGGCGCACTCGTCGGCTACCGCCGCTCCGGCGACAAGCTGTACGAGCTGCGCGAACGCGAGGTGCTCAAGCAGCGCACCCGGATCGGCTTCGTCTTCCAGAACTTCAATCTCTTCCCGCATCTGACCGTCCTGGAGAACATCGTCGAGGCGCCCGTCTCGGCGCTGAAGCGCCCGCGCAAGGAAGCCGTCGCCGACGCCGGGACCCTGCTTGCCCGGGTCGGGCTCGCCGACAAGGCGGACGCCTACCCCAAGCAGCTCTCCGGCGGACAGCAGCAGCGCGTGGCCATCGCCCGCGCGCTCGCCCTGGAGCCGAAGCTGCTGCTCTTCGACGAGCCGACGTCCGCGCTCGACCCCGAACTGGTCGGTGAAGTCCTCGACGTCATCAAGGACTTGGCCGGCCAGGGCACCACGATGATCGTCGTCACCCACGAGATCGGCTTCGCGCGCGAGGTCGCCGACACGGTCGTCTTCATGGACGAGGGACTCATCGTCGAGCAGGGCGCCCCCGGTGACGTGCTCGACCGGCCGCGGCACGACCGCACCCGCGCTTTTCTCTCCAAGGTCCTCTAGCCCATCTTTTTTCGTTTTTCTCCCTCTTTCTCCCTCTTTCTCCCTCTTTCCCAGGTCATCCAGGAGCTCCCGCATGTTCTCCCGACGCACCCTCTCCGCATCCGTCGCCGCCCTGGCCCTCGCGCCCCTGCTGGGCGCCTGCGGCGGGGACAGCGACGCCGCGACCGGCGGCGGCGAGCCCGGCACCAAGAAGGTCGGCAACATCAACATCGGGCCCGACCAGAACCGCGTACGCGGGAAGAAGGTGGACGCCGTCGCGGACCTCGTGCCCGACGAGGTGCGCGAGCGCGGCACGCTGCGGCTCGGCGGCAGCGCCGACTCGGTCGCGCCCCTCGGCTTCTACGCCACCGACGACAAGACGCGGATCGGCTCCGAGGTCGACATCGCGAGCCTGGTCGCCGACACACTCGGCCTGAAACCCACGTTCCAGCAGGTCTCCTGGGAGAATCTCTTCGTCGGCCTGGACAGCGGGAAGTTCGACGGCGTCTTCTCGAACGTCACGGTGACCGAGGAGCGCAAGGAGAAGTACGACTTCGCGACCTACCGCCACGACAACATCGCCTTCGAGGCCCGCAAGGACGCCGACTGGACGGCGAAGAAGCCGGCGGACGTGGCGGGCAGGGCGATCGCGGTCTCCTCCGGCACCAACCAGGAGAAGATCCTCCTCGACTGGAGCGAGCAGAACGAGAAGGCCGGGCGCGAGCCGGTCGCCGTCAAGTACTTCCAGAAGGACTCCGACTACTACCTGGCCCTCCAGTCGGGCCGCATCGACGCCTACCTCGGCCCGAACCCGTCGGCCGCGTACCACGTCGCGTCATCTGGCCAGACGAAGATCATCGGGACGCTGTCGGGCGGCGGACCCGACATCCAGGGCGAGATCGCCGCCACCACGAAGAAGGACAGCGGGCTCGTCGACGCCTACGCCGCCGCGCTCAACCACGTGATCAAGGACGGCAGTTACGCCAAGGTACTCAAGCGCTGGGGCCTGACCGGCGAGGCCGTGCAGAAGTCGCAGGTCAACCCCAAGGGTCTGCCCAAGCCGTAGGCGCGGAATTCGAGGGCGCGACGCCGCGCTCACCTCTCGGGCCGAGCGTGCCCGTATGGAAGGGTTGATCACATGACGACGGACGCATCGACGGACGCATCGCGCGACTGGAAGCACTGGCACGAGCAGCGGACGGAGACGGTGTCGGCGCCCTACGGCCCGCTCTCCCTCACCGGCACCCACTGGCTCGCGGACTACCCGGACGGCTCGCTTCCGGACATCCCCGGGCGCTGGACCGAGGTGGGCGACGAGATCGTCCTGACCGCCGAGGCGGGCGACGGGCTCACCCTCGACGGGCAGCTCTTCGACGGAGAGGCCCGGCTCACCGCCGACCCCGGCCCGGTCGGCGCGGCCCGCGTCGGGCACGGCGACCGCCGCCTGGTCGTGCTGCGCCGCGAAGGGCTCTGGGCGGTACGCGACTTCGACCCGGGGTCCGCCGCGCGCCGTGCCTTCCGGGGCATCGAGGCCACCGGGTACGACGCGCGCTGGGCGGTACCCGGGCGTTTCATCCCGTATGCCGCCGAAACCACCACCGACGGGGTGCGCACCGTCCGGGTCGGCAACGCGGACGGGGTGGAGCGGGGGCTCGGCCTCAGCGGTGAGCTGGCGTTCACCTTGGCCGGAAAGGACCACACGCTCCAGGTGTCGGTGGAGGGCGACGGCTCGCTGTGGGCGGTGTTCGCCGACGCGACCAGCGGGGTGTCCAGCTACCGGTTCCGCTTCCTGCGGCCCGCCGCGCCGGACGCCGAGGGCCGTACGACGGTGGACCTCAACCGCGCGCTTCTTCCCCCGTGCGCCTTCGCCGACCACTTCATCTGCCCTTTCCCGCCGCCGGGCAACACCCTCGACGCCGAGATCGCCGCGGGGGAGCGGAACCTCATCGATCGCTGACGCGTCACAAGCAGAGCTTTTGGAGCAGCGTCCGGAAGCCGAGCCGAAGACCCGAGCCCCGGCGGCGTACGACAGGTACGACAGCCGCCGGGGCCGTTCGCCGTGTATCCGGCTGACGGCCGAAAGGCGCCCTTGTGCGCGGTGTCCCCGGCCCGAATACTCCCGAGCAGCGCTTGTCAGGAGCACGGCTTATCCGGAATCCGGCTTGCCTTTTGCTCATTGGCTGCGCCTCACGGGCCTTCAACCCACGCGGGCCCACTGACTTCCCCCCGGGAGGAACAACAAGTGAGGAACAAGCGCACCACCCCCCGCAGCGGCATAGCGAGACGTACTCGTCTGCTCGCCGTGGCCACCGGACTCGTGGCCGCCGGCGCGCTCGCCGTCCCCGCTGCGAACGCCAATGACGTCACCACCTTCAGCTCGGCGCAGCTCACCAAGGCGAGCGACGCGGTGCTCGACGCGGATGTGGCAGGCACCGCATGGAGCGTCGACAAGGCGACGAACCGTCTGGTCGTCACCGCCGACAGCACCGTCTCCAAGGCCGAGATCGCCAAGATCCGGGAGGCGGCGGGCAGCAACGCGGGCGCCCTCAAGGTCGAGCGCACTCCCGGCAAGTTCAACAAGCTGATCTCCGGCGGCGACGCGATCTACGCGTCCGGCTGGCGCTGCTCGCTCGGCTTCAACGTCCGCAGCGGCAGTACCTACTACTTCCTCACCGCCGGTCACTGCACCGACGGCGCGGGCACCTGGTGGTCCAACTCGGGCCACACCACCACGATTGGGAGCACGACAGGGTCCAGCTTCCCGACCAACGACTACGGCATCGTCAAGTACTCCGGTTCGGTCAGCCACCCCGGAACGGTCGGCAGCCAGGACATCACCAGTGCCGTCAACGCCACCCTGAACCAGACCGTCACCCGGCGCGGCTCCACCACCGGTACCCACAGCGGTAAGGTCACGGGCCTGAACGCGACCGTCAACTACGGCGGCGGTGACATCGTCTACGGCATGATCAAGACCACGGTCTGTGCCGAACCCGGCGACAGCGGCGGTCCGCTCTACGCGGGCACCAAGGCGATCGGCCTCACCTCGGGCGGCAGCGGCAACTGCTCCTCGGGCGGCACGACGTTCTTCCAGCCCGTCACCGAGGCGCTCAGCGCGTACGGCGTGAGCGTCTACTGATCCACGTACAGCTGATCCACGTACAGCCTGTTGGGTCAGTCTGCGGCCAGCAGCAGGAGCCCCCGTCCGACAGACCGGACGGGGGCTCTCTCCTGTCTCCCGTCTCCCTTTGTGCGCCCGACGGCGTTACCTTCGAAGTGCACGCCCAACACGCCCAATTCGGACCCTGGGGGCCGGCATGGTCGAGGAGCTGGTGGCGGCGGCGGTGACCGTCGGGTCTGTCGGAGCGCTCTACGCGATGGCCGCGGCGCGTGTGGTCAAACAGTACGAACGGGGCGTGGTGCTCCGGCTCGGACGGCTGCAGCGTTCGGTGCGCGGGCCCGGGCTCACGATGATCGTGCCGTTCGTGGACCGGCTCCGTAAGGTGAACATGCAGATCGTGACGATGCCGGTCCCGGCGCAGGACGGCATCACCCGGGACAACGTCACGGTGCGGGTGGACGCGGTCATCTACTTCAAGGTGATCGATGCCGCCGAGGCCGTCGTCCAGGTGGAGGACTACCGCTTCGCGGTGTCGCAGATGGCGCAGACCTCCTTGCGGTCGATCATCGGCAAGAGTGATCTGGATGATCTGCTCTCCAACCGCGAGAAGCTCAACCAGGGCCTGGAGCTGATGATCGACTCTCCCGCGGTCGGGTGGGGCGTGCAGATCGACCGGGTCGAGATCAAGGACGTGTCGCTCCCGGAGACCATGAAGCGGTCGATGGCCCGGCAGGCCGAGGCGGACCGTGAGCGGCGGGCCCGCGTGATCAACGCGGACGCAGAGCTGCAGGCCTCCAAGAAGCTGGCCGAGGCCGCGCACCAGATGTCGGAGGAGCCGGCCGCGCTCCAACTGAGGCTGCTGCAGACCGTGGTGGCCGTCGCCGCCGAGAAGAACTCGACCCTCGTGCTGCCTTTCCCCGTGGAGCTCCTGCGCTTCCTGGAGCGGGCCCAGCAGGCGCAGCAGCCGGCCGCCGCCGAGACCCCCGCCGCGAAGCCTCCCGCCGCGGCGCCTCCCGCAGCGGTGTCCGAGGCGCCCGCCGCCGTGACCGAAACTCCCGCCGTCGCGCTGCCGGACTTCGGGGTTCCGGGGCCGGAAGTGACCGCTCCGGGCGCGCCGGAAGCGTCGAGAACCGGACAGGACTAGTCCTTACCCGCTGCCGATCACCCGCTGGCACGGGGTGTTTGCAGCGGGAACCGACGTGGTGGGACGGGCGTCCGTGAAGACGCGGAGGGCGCACGGTGTTTGTCGCGTGCGCGTCCTGAAGTAGACCTTGTGTGCTACCGGGCGGCATCGGGATAGTGGGCCGCACCCTTTGGCATGGACGCGGCTTTCGCAGCGTGTGCGACTCCGTGCCGGTACGCCTTCCGGTCCCCAGGTCCCCACACCGAACGGGCCGACCCCCCACAGGAGGACGTGAGTTGAAGCACCGACGCATATCCAAGCGACGTGCCGCCGTGGCAGGTGCGGGCATCACCGCACTGATCGCCGCCGGAATCACCTTCCAGACTGCGAACGCGAGTGAGAGTGCCCCGACCCCCACGCCGGACACCCTCTCGATCGCGAAGGCCGGAAAGCTCGCCTCGTCCCTCGGAAAGGACCTCGGCCTCGACGCGGCCGGAACGTACTACGACGCCAAGGCCAAGAACCTCGTCGTGAACGTCCTCGACGAGAGTGCGGCCGACGCCATCGAGTCGGCGGGAGCCAAGGCGAGAATCGTCGAGAACTCCCTCGCCGAGCTGAAGGGTGCCCGGTCGACGCTCAGGGACAAGGCCTCCATCCCCGGCACCTCGTGGGCGGTCGACCCGGCCACCAACAAGGTCGTCGTCACGGCCGACCGCACGGTCAAGGGCGCCGAGCTCGACAAGCTCGGCGCGGTCGTCAAGGGGCTCGGCGGCAAGGCCGAACTCCAGCGCAGCAAGGGGGAGTTCAAGCCCTTCATCGCGGGTGGCGACGCCATCTGGGGTGGTGGCGGCCGCTGCTCGCTCGGCTTCAACGTGGTCAAGGACGGTGCGCCGCACTTCCTGACCGCGGGCCACTGCACCGAGTCGATCACCAGCTGGTCCGAGGAGCAGGGCGGACCGGTCATCGGTGAGAACGCGGGCTCCAGCTTCCCCGACAACGACTACGGCATCGTCAAGTACAGCGGCGACACCGCGCACCCGAGCGAGGTGGACCTCTACAACGGCTCGACGCAGGCCATCACCAAGGCGGGCGACGCGACCGTCGGCCAGAAGGTGCAGCGCAGTGGCTCGACGACGCAGGTGCACGACGGCACGGTCACCGGTCTCGACGCCACCGTGAACTACGGCAACGGCGACGTCGTCAACGGACTCATCCAGACCGACGTCTGCGCCGAGCCCGGTGACAGCGGCGGCTCGCTCTTCGCGGGCGACACCGCGCTCGGCCTGACCTCGGGCGGCAGCGGTGACTGCAGCGCCGGCGGGGAGACGTTCTTCCAGCCGGTTCCGGAAGCGCTGAGCGCCTTCGGCGCGGAAATCGGCTGAGGCCCAAGCGGCTGAGGCATTAGCCCCCGGCGGGGGCAGCAGGATGTGGGGCCGGTCCGCCACGGCGGGCCGGCCCCTTTCCTTGTTCTCTTGTGAAAGCTTTCACAAAGTGACCTTCGGCCTGCCCGGAGAGGTCTTTGGCGGCGCCTGACGCACGGCACGCGGGTGTGCAATTGAGGCATAAGCGAAAAGTCTCACCGAAGGAGCCCCGTCATGGAGGCCAAGGAGATGGTGGACGGACTGGTCGAAGGAGCGCTGACCGCGCTCGGCCGGTTCGCGTCGTACGACCAGGAGCAGGTCGACCACATCGTCAAGAAGGCCTCCCTCGCCGCACTGGGCCGGCACGGGGAACTGGCGAAGCTGGCCGTCGAGGAGACCGGCCGCGGGCTCTTCGAGGACAAGGCCGTCAAGAACCTCTTCGCCTGCGAGCACGTCGTCAACTCGATGCGCGGCCTGAAGACCGCGGGCGTCATCTCCCGCGACGAACTGAACGGCATCACCGAGATCGCCGAACCGGTCGGCGTCGTCTGCGCGATGACCCCGGTGACCAACCCGACGTCGACGACCCTCTTCAAGGCCCTCATCGCCCTGAAGACCCGCAACCCGATCATCTTCGCCTTCCACCCCAGCGCCCAGCGCTGCTCCGCCGAGGCCGCCCGCATCGTGCGCGACGCCGCGGTCGAGGCCGGCGCCCCCGCGGACTGCGTGCAGTGGATCGAGGAGCCCTCGATGGAGGCGACGGGGCTGCTCATGAACCACGCGGGCGTCTCCACCATCCTCGCCACCGGCGGCAACGCCATGGTCAAGTCCGCCTACTCCTGCGGCAAGCCCGCGCTCGGCGTCGGCGCGGGCAATGTACCCGCGTACGTCACGCGCAGCGGCAAACTGCGGCGCGCCGTGCACGACATCGTGCTCTCCAAGGCCTTCGACCACGGCATGATCTGCGCATCGGAGCAGGCCGTCATCCTCGACCAGGAGATCTACGACGAGGGGATCGCGGAGTTCGAGCGGCTCGGCGCGTACGTCGTCACGGCGGCCGAGAAGACCAAGCTGGAGGAGTTCGTCTTCGGGACGACCGCCTTCGGCGCCGACTGCTCGGGCGCGAAGCTGAACGCGTCCGTCGTCGGCAGGTCACCGCGGTGGATCGCCGAGCAGGCCGGATTCGAGGTCCCCGATGGCACCTCGGTCATCGTCGCCGAGTGCGCGGAGGTCGGCGAGGGCGAGCCGCTCACCCGCGAGAAGCTCTCCCCGATCCTGGCCGCCCTGAAGGCCGACTCCACCGAGCGGGGCCTCGAACTGGCCGCCCGGATGGTCGAGTTCAACGGCCTGGGCCACA
This Streptomyces sp. NBC_01283 DNA region includes the following protein-coding sequences:
- a CDS encoding amino acid ABC transporter permease, whose product is MSSSSGTLAKAATAPPGTPPPDVPRIVPQRRAGQWVAAAAVLVLLALAVNSVVRNEAFQWDVVGDYFTSASVLRGLWLTLWLTAVVMALGFALGAVLAMGRLSSNPVLRAVSWGYVWLFRSMPILVQLLFWFNIGALYPYLFGVKTVNLLGPITIAVIGLTLHEAAYAAEVVRGGILSVDRGQIEAAQALGLSRWRRWRRIVLPQAMRSIVPPAGNMLIGTLKGTSIVSVIAVQDLLYSVQLVYHRTYQVIPLLLVATIWYVVITSLLSVGQYYVERHYARGSERTR
- a CDS encoding amino acid ABC transporter permease, coding for MSVTERRPPASDIAKDDFGALKVVPVRHPWRWAAVLATAVLVAQFAHGLATNSGWEWEVFAEFFTADVILEAVWVTLQLTFYGTVLGFALGIVIAFMRLSASPFLRAVAVAYIWAFRSIPLIVQLLFWFNLAYLYKELRFGIPFGPGFFSFDTMGLVGAMSAAVLGLALHQAAYAAEIVRAGVLSVDSGQLEAAAALGIPRLRQIRRIVLPQAMRSILPNAANEIISLFKGTSIVSVMAIGELFYQVQVIYGRNGRVVPLLMVATAWYVLLTSALSVLQHYVERHFSKGASR
- a CDS encoding amino acid ABC transporter ATP-binding protein — protein: MSAMVELRSVHKSFGSLEVLRGLDLEVRKGEVTVILGPSGSGKSTLLRAINHLEKVDKGWISVDGALVGYRRSGDKLYELREREVLKQRTRIGFVFQNFNLFPHLTVLENIVEAPVSALKRPRKEAVADAGTLLARVGLADKADAYPKQLSGGQQQRVAIARALALEPKLLLFDEPTSALDPELVGEVLDVIKDLAGQGTTMIVVTHEIGFAREVADTVVFMDEGLIVEQGAPGDVLDRPRHDRTRAFLSKVL
- a CDS encoding ABC transporter substrate-binding protein; the protein is MFSRRTLSASVAALALAPLLGACGGDSDAATGGGEPGTKKVGNINIGPDQNRVRGKKVDAVADLVPDEVRERGTLRLGGSADSVAPLGFYATDDKTRIGSEVDIASLVADTLGLKPTFQQVSWENLFVGLDSGKFDGVFSNVTVTEERKEKYDFATYRHDNIAFEARKDADWTAKKPADVAGRAIAVSSGTNQEKILLDWSEQNEKAGREPVAVKYFQKDSDYYLALQSGRIDAYLGPNPSAAYHVASSGQTKIIGTLSGGGPDIQGEIAATTKKDSGLVDAYAAALNHVIKDGSYAKVLKRWGLTGEAVQKSQVNPKGLPKP
- a CDS encoding DUF1684 domain-containing protein, yielding MTTDASTDASRDWKHWHEQRTETVSAPYGPLSLTGTHWLADYPDGSLPDIPGRWTEVGDEIVLTAEAGDGLTLDGQLFDGEARLTADPGPVGAARVGHGDRRLVVLRREGLWAVRDFDPGSAARRAFRGIEATGYDARWAVPGRFIPYAAETTTDGVRTVRVGNADGVERGLGLSGELAFTLAGKDHTLQVSVEGDGSLWAVFADATSGVSSYRFRFLRPAAPDAEGRTTVDLNRALLPPCAFADHFICPFPPPGNTLDAEIAAGERNLIDR
- a CDS encoding S1 family peptidase is translated as MRNKRTTPRSGIARRTRLLAVATGLVAAGALAVPAANANDVTTFSSAQLTKASDAVLDADVAGTAWSVDKATNRLVVTADSTVSKAEIAKIREAAGSNAGALKVERTPGKFNKLISGGDAIYASGWRCSLGFNVRSGSTYYFLTAGHCTDGAGTWWSNSGHTTTIGSTTGSSFPTNDYGIVKYSGSVSHPGTVGSQDITSAVNATLNQTVTRRGSTTGTHSGKVTGLNATVNYGGGDIVYGMIKTTVCAEPGDSGGPLYAGTKAIGLTSGGSGNCSSGGTTFFQPVTEALSAYGVSVY
- a CDS encoding slipin family protein; this encodes MVEELVAAAVTVGSVGALYAMAAARVVKQYERGVVLRLGRLQRSVRGPGLTMIVPFVDRLRKVNMQIVTMPVPAQDGITRDNVTVRVDAVIYFKVIDAAEAVVQVEDYRFAVSQMAQTSLRSIIGKSDLDDLLSNREKLNQGLELMIDSPAVGWGVQIDRVEIKDVSLPETMKRSMARQAEADRERRARVINADAELQASKKLAEAAHQMSEEPAALQLRLLQTVVAVAAEKNSTLVLPFPVELLRFLERAQQAQQPAAAETPAAKPPAAAPPAAVSEAPAAVTETPAVALPDFGVPGPEVTAPGAPEASRTGQD
- a CDS encoding S1 family peptidase; amino-acid sequence: MKHRRISKRRAAVAGAGITALIAAGITFQTANASESAPTPTPDTLSIAKAGKLASSLGKDLGLDAAGTYYDAKAKNLVVNVLDESAADAIESAGAKARIVENSLAELKGARSTLRDKASIPGTSWAVDPATNKVVVTADRTVKGAELDKLGAVVKGLGGKAELQRSKGEFKPFIAGGDAIWGGGGRCSLGFNVVKDGAPHFLTAGHCTESITSWSEEQGGPVIGENAGSSFPDNDYGIVKYSGDTAHPSEVDLYNGSTQAITKAGDATVGQKVQRSGSTTQVHDGTVTGLDATVNYGNGDVVNGLIQTDVCAEPGDSGGSLFAGDTALGLTSGGSGDCSAGGETFFQPVPEALSAFGAEIG